One genomic window of Euleptes europaea isolate rEulEur1 chromosome 8, rEulEur1.hap1, whole genome shotgun sequence includes the following:
- the SPATC1 gene encoding speriolin yields MVLAPAQATPLSAGAAPALPTQTQDLQRLPDVRPKEGKVLTNQETSMKTSSDAKSKDPKQENMERIVGEIAFQLDRRILSSIFPDRVRLYGFTVRNIPKKVMQCGSDPYCQLDDKQASTIMERYNAVMNRLKPLGYDPNAHPRLTEQVVNSFGILRERPEMSGAEAAAYNDIQSLQNVIKETAPPDMCNDCMLLLNCLSQLSQDDGKPLFIW; encoded by the exons ATGGTGCTGGCCCCGGCCCAGGCGACTCCTTTGTCTGCTGGAGCTGCTCCTGCTCTTCCTACCCAGACTCAGGATCTGCAGAGGCTTCCCGACGTGCGGCCAAAGGAAGGGAAAGTCCTGACTAATCAAGAGACTTCCATGAAGACCAGCAGCGATGCGAAATCAAAAG ATCCCAAGCAGGAGAACATGGAGCGCATCGTCGGGGAGATTGCCTTCCAGCTGGACCGCAGGATCCTCTCCAGCATCTTTCCTGACCGCGTCCGCCTCTACGGTTTCACTGTCCGCAACATCCCCAAGAAAGTCATGCAG tGTGGAAGTGATCCCTACTGCCAACTGGACGACAAGCAGGCCTCTACCATCATGGAACGCTACAATGCTGTCATGAATCGCCTGAAACCCTTGGGCTATGACCCAAATGCCCACCCCAGGCTGACAGAGCAGGTGGTGAACAGTTTTGGCATTCTCCGGGAGCGGCCAGAGATGTCGGGTGCTGAAGCAGCCGCCTACAACGACATACAGAGCCTGCAGAATGTGATCAAGGAGACGGCTCCCCCAGATATGTGCAACGACTGCATGCTGCTACTCAACTGCCTTTCTCAGCTGTCGCAGGACGACGGGAAGCCCTTGTTCATCTGGTGA